From the genome of Variovorax sp. RA8, one region includes:
- a CDS encoding Bug family tripartite tricarboxylate transporter substrate binding protein has translation MVKRNLLAAVLALGLGAAVHAQPKTTRIVVSFTSGGPVDSVARTLSEQLGKELGRTVIIDNKPGANGAIGAVDVMKSAPDGGTLWFTSVGAAAINASLYEKLPYDMQRDFAPVSLVVNNVELLVAQQGNPARDAAEFVAATKKKADPTPMGSSGTGSIPHLAIEQLADSTGAKLLHVPYKGAAPAITDLMGGQISGFFGDVPGLLGHLQGGRLKALGVASSKRHPSLPDVKTLEEQGIRGVDTNNWYALFAPAKTPPEVIAALNKAVRNTLANPAVREKLLKTGTEPAGSTPQELAAIQKQDTEKWAKLVRAKNIKAE, from the coding sequence ATGGTCAAACGCAATTTGCTCGCCGCGGTCCTCGCCCTTGGCTTGGGAGCCGCTGTTCACGCCCAGCCGAAGACGACGAGGATCGTGGTCTCGTTCACTTCCGGCGGCCCGGTCGACTCCGTCGCGCGCACCCTTTCCGAACAGCTCGGCAAGGAGCTCGGCCGCACGGTCATCATCGACAACAAGCCCGGTGCCAATGGCGCGATCGGCGCCGTCGACGTCATGAAGTCGGCACCCGACGGCGGAACGCTCTGGTTCACCAGCGTCGGCGCGGCAGCGATCAATGCTTCGCTCTACGAGAAGCTTCCCTACGACATGCAGCGCGACTTCGCGCCGGTCTCGCTGGTCGTCAACAACGTCGAGTTGCTGGTCGCGCAGCAAGGCAACCCCGCCCGGGACGCGGCCGAGTTCGTCGCCGCGACGAAGAAGAAGGCCGACCCGACGCCGATGGGCTCCTCCGGCACCGGAAGCATTCCCCACCTGGCCATCGAACAATTGGCCGACTCGACGGGTGCCAAGCTGCTCCACGTTCCCTACAAGGGCGCCGCGCCTGCGATCACCGACCTGATGGGCGGCCAGATCAGCGGCTTCTTCGGCGACGTACCGGGCCTGCTGGGACACCTGCAAGGCGGGCGGCTGAAGGCGCTCGGCGTTGCCTCGAGCAAGCGCCACCCTTCCCTGCCGGACGTGAAGACACTGGAAGAGCAAGGCATCCGCGGCGTCGACACCAACAACTGGTACGCCCTCTTCGCCCCGGCCAAGACGCCGCCGGAGGTCATCGCGGCGCTCAACAAGGCGGTGCGCAACACCCTGGCCAACCCGGCCGTGCGGGAGAAGTTGCTGAAGACGGGCACCGAGCCTGCCGGATCGACGCCCCAGGAACTGGCAGCGATCCAGAAGCAGGACACCGAAAAGTGGGCGAAGCTGGTTCGCGCCAAGAACATCAAGGCCGAATGA
- a CDS encoding DUF4286 family protein: MEDLWLLKHDASAAPGEIPRTVRAAAGMQSWRAVEGPWTYIYVPGDLAFPEDATSAGMSWHRLQCLQALDGASFGQPAPYHYVVETDVLAGHEDDLNAWYAQEHLPGLASVAGTVRAARYLDAAGSPRYYACYDLASPEALGSAAWLAVRGTAWSARVRPAFRNTRRTMFRKG; the protein is encoded by the coding sequence ATGGAAGATCTCTGGCTTCTCAAGCATGACGCATCCGCCGCACCCGGCGAGATTCCTCGAACCGTTCGGGCGGCCGCGGGCATGCAGTCGTGGCGCGCCGTGGAGGGCCCCTGGACCTACATCTACGTGCCAGGCGACCTGGCGTTTCCAGAAGATGCAACGAGCGCGGGAATGTCCTGGCACCGCTTGCAGTGCCTTCAGGCGCTCGACGGAGCTTCCTTCGGCCAGCCCGCGCCCTATCACTACGTCGTCGAAACCGACGTGCTGGCTGGACACGAGGACGATCTCAACGCCTGGTACGCACAGGAGCATCTGCCGGGCCTGGCATCCGTTGCCGGAACGGTGAGGGCCGCGCGTTACCTCGATGCAGCAGGCTCCCCGCGCTACTACGCCTGCTACGACCTCGCGAGTCCGGAGGCATTGGGCAGTGCTGCCTGGCTTGCCGTGCGCGGCACAGCCTGGAGCGCGCGGGTCCGGCCGGCGTTCCGGAACACGCGACGCACCATGTTCCGCAAAGGGTGA
- the cobT gene encoding nicotinate-nucleotide--dimethylbenzimidazole phosphoribosyltransferase: protein MTLELPAVESIDDPALAGRLQQLLDHKTKPLGALGRLEALALRLGLILGSEAPALAAPQTLVCAGDHGLAARGVSAYPSDVTWQMVENFLAGGAAVSVLARQHGLALTVVDCGVRHDFEAREGLRVRKIAPGTADASAGPAMSLAQCEEAIANGMDLVRELPGNALLLGEMGIGNSSAASLLLARLAGQDIDACTGSGTGLDAAGRARKRALLREVLALHADAGGPLTALAAFGGFEIATLVGAVLQAAEERRVIVVDGFIACAAVLVAQGLRPRVVQRCVAAHESAEPGHRLLLAALGLEPLLKLDMRLGEGSGAALAWPLLESACRILREMASFESAGVSQREV from the coding sequence ATGACCCTTGAACTTCCCGCCGTCGAATCCATCGATGACCCCGCGCTCGCCGGGCGGCTGCAACAGCTGCTGGACCACAAGACCAAGCCGCTCGGTGCGCTGGGCCGGCTCGAAGCCCTGGCCCTGCGGCTGGGACTGATCCTCGGCAGCGAGGCCCCCGCGCTCGCGGCACCGCAGACGCTGGTGTGCGCGGGCGACCATGGCCTGGCGGCGCGCGGCGTCTCGGCCTATCCGAGCGACGTGACCTGGCAGATGGTCGAGAACTTCCTCGCCGGCGGCGCGGCCGTCAGCGTGCTGGCGCGGCAGCATGGACTGGCGCTCACGGTCGTGGACTGTGGCGTGCGGCATGACTTCGAGGCGCGGGAGGGGCTGCGGGTGCGCAAGATCGCGCCCGGCACCGCGGATGCCTCGGCCGGTCCTGCCATGAGCCTCGCCCAGTGCGAAGAGGCCATCGCCAACGGCATGGACCTGGTGCGCGAGTTGCCGGGCAATGCCCTGCTGCTGGGCGAGATGGGCATCGGCAACTCCTCGGCTGCCTCGTTGCTGCTGGCGCGGCTCGCGGGGCAAGACATCGATGCCTGCACCGGCAGCGGCACCGGACTGGACGCCGCGGGGCGAGCGCGCAAGCGTGCGCTGCTGCGCGAGGTGCTGGCGCTGCATGCCGACGCGGGTGGGCCGCTGACCGCGCTGGCGGCCTTCGGCGGCTTCGAGATCGCCACGCTGGTCGGTGCGGTGCTGCAGGCCGCCGAGGAGCGGCGCGTGATCGTGGTCGATGGCTTCATCGCCTGCGCGGCGGTGCTGGTCGCGCAGGGCCTGCGGCCGCGCGTGGTGCAGCGCTGCGTCGCGGCGCACGAGTCTGCCGAGCCGGGCCATCGGCTGCTGCTGGCAGCGCTGGGCCTGGAGCCGTTGCTGAAGCTGGACATGCGCCTGGGCGAGGGCTCGGGCGCCGCGCTGGCCTGGCCGCTGCTGGAATCGGCGTGCCGCATTCTGCGCGAGATGGCTAGCTTCGAATCGGCGGGCGTGTCGCAGCGGGAGGTTTGA
- a CDS encoding carboxymuconolactone decarboxylase family protein: protein MTSTHIRVPLVQPGTRPELAEVEARIMAERGRVSLLYQVLLNSGPIASGWERMLTAVRNQTGVPADLRELIILRVAVLNGASFEFDAHVPHAQKAGVGADKIDAVRNGTIADVFEPLERLVLELTDAMTRDVKVPDALMARVQEHFDPKGVVEIVATVAAYNMVSRLLVALNVSH, encoded by the coding sequence ATGACGAGCACCCACATTCGCGTCCCTCTTGTCCAGCCGGGCACACGGCCTGAGCTGGCCGAGGTCGAGGCCCGCATCATGGCCGAGCGTGGCCGCGTTTCGCTGCTGTACCAAGTCCTTCTCAACAGCGGGCCGATCGCATCGGGCTGGGAACGGATGCTCACCGCCGTGCGCAACCAGACCGGCGTGCCGGCGGATCTTCGCGAGCTGATCATCCTTCGCGTCGCGGTACTCAATGGCGCCAGCTTCGAGTTCGACGCCCATGTTCCGCATGCGCAGAAGGCGGGCGTCGGCGCCGACAAAATCGATGCCGTGCGAAACGGCACGATCGCCGACGTGTTCGAACCGCTCGAACGCCTCGTCCTCGAATTGACCGATGCCATGACGCGCGATGTCAAGGTGCCGGATGCGCTCATGGCCAGGGTCCAAGAGCACTTCGATCCCAAGGGCGTGGTCGAGATCGTGGCGACGGTAGCGGCGTACAACATGGTGTCGCGCCTGCTCGTCGCGCTCAACGTCTCGCACTGA
- a CDS encoding histidine phosphatase family protein, whose protein sequence is MKLGLVRHAETTAAAGSCYGRTDVGVPAEATRAIAERIAPSLPAGIELVSSPLQRCALLAQAIAALRPELPLRVDPRIAEMDFGAWEGCDWRSIERAEFDAWTGAFADSRPGGHGESTREFMGRVGEAFDEWRATARDALWITHAGVIRAVWLLRDGLRCAERADQWPSRPIAFGEWVVVESMDIRQA, encoded by the coding sequence ATGAAGCTCGGTCTGGTGCGTCACGCCGAAACCACGGCAGCGGCCGGCTCCTGCTACGGCCGCACCGACGTGGGCGTGCCGGCGGAGGCGACACGCGCCATCGCCGAACGCATCGCGCCGTCGCTGCCTGCCGGCATCGAGCTCGTCAGCTCGCCTCTGCAGCGCTGCGCGCTGCTGGCGCAGGCCATCGCCGCGCTGCGGCCGGAGCTGCCGCTGCGTGTCGACCCACGCATCGCCGAGATGGATTTCGGCGCCTGGGAGGGCTGCGACTGGCGCAGCATCGAGCGCGCCGAGTTCGACGCCTGGACCGGCGCCTTCGCCGACTCGCGCCCCGGCGGTCATGGCGAGAGCACGCGCGAGTTCATGGGGCGCGTGGGCGAAGCCTTCGACGAATGGCGCGCGACCGCGCGCGATGCGCTGTGGATCACCCATGCCGGCGTGATCCGTGCCGTGTGGCTGCTGCGCGATGGCCTGCGCTGCGCGGAGCGCGCCGACCAATGGCCGTCGCGGCCGATCGCGTTCGGCGAGTGGGTGGTGGTCGAGTCGATGGATATTCGCCAGGCCTAG
- a CDS encoding SDR family NAD(P)-dependent oxidoreductase: MNLRFENKVAIVTGAGCVGAGWGNGRAIAVRLAEEGAKVLAVDRDRARLDETLDLAGDARASITPWVCDVTSSASVAAMAAACMETYGTIDILVNNVGGSAAGGPVELAEEVWDSQIDINLKSVFLTCKHVLPTMLAKGAGSIVNIASTSGLRWTGSAQVAYAATKAGVIHLSRVVAVQHAPQGVRVNCVVPGQLHTPMVETRLAKQRAGGDVDALLAQRQKRIPIGFMGDGRDTASAVLYLASDEARFITGTELVVDGGMTARCD, encoded by the coding sequence ATGAACCTTCGCTTCGAGAACAAGGTCGCAATCGTTACCGGCGCCGGATGCGTCGGTGCAGGCTGGGGAAATGGCCGCGCCATCGCGGTCCGCCTTGCGGAGGAAGGCGCCAAGGTCCTGGCCGTCGACCGCGACCGCGCCCGACTTGACGAGACCCTCGACCTGGCCGGCGACGCGCGCGCGTCGATCACGCCCTGGGTCTGCGACGTGACGAGCAGCGCAAGCGTGGCTGCCATGGCAGCCGCCTGCATGGAGACCTACGGCACGATCGACATCCTGGTCAACAACGTGGGTGGCTCCGCCGCAGGCGGCCCCGTGGAGCTGGCCGAAGAGGTTTGGGACTCGCAGATCGACATCAACCTCAAGAGCGTCTTCCTGACCTGCAAGCACGTGCTGCCGACGATGCTCGCCAAGGGCGCCGGCTCGATCGTCAACATCGCCTCCACCTCGGGCCTGCGATGGACGGGGAGTGCGCAGGTCGCCTACGCCGCCACCAAGGCGGGCGTCATCCATCTGTCCCGCGTGGTCGCTGTGCAGCATGCCCCGCAAGGCGTGCGCGTCAACTGCGTGGTGCCAGGCCAGTTGCACACCCCGATGGTGGAGACACGACTCGCCAAGCAGCGCGCGGGCGGTGACGTCGACGCTCTTCTCGCGCAGCGCCAGAAGCGCATTCCGATCGGCTTCATGGGCGACGGCCGGGACACGGCCAGCGCAGTGCTCTACCTCGCCAGCGACGAGGCCAGGTTCATCACAGGTACGGAGCTCGTCGTCGACGGCGGCATGACTGCACGCTGCGACTGA
- a CDS encoding adenosylcobinamide-GDP ribazoletransferase, translating to MDGLRHFLLALQFFTRVPVTGRVAAWVGFSPAMLRASAAHFPGVGWLVGVVGAGVFVLAQTGLPGMAGALAAALLSTIATVWLTGAFHEDGLADVADGLGGSTDRTRALQIMKDSRIGAFGALALVLALGLKIALLAVLAGQGALSAATALMGAHVLSRLAPLFLIRWLPYVGDEGAASKSKPLADAIGGGALLVGVLYALPAVLLLLCTQPLLQAAAALVACVIAASYMAWLLARRLQGFTGDGLGATQQLCELAIYLALAWQS from the coding sequence ATGGACGGGCTGCGCCATTTTCTGCTGGCGCTCCAGTTCTTCACACGCGTGCCGGTCACGGGGCGAGTGGCGGCCTGGGTAGGCTTCAGTCCCGCGATGCTGCGGGCGAGCGCGGCGCATTTCCCGGGGGTGGGTTGGCTCGTCGGCGTGGTGGGCGCGGGCGTGTTCGTGCTGGCGCAAACGGGCCTGCCGGGCATGGCCGGCGCGCTGGCGGCTGCGCTGCTGTCGACGATCGCGACCGTGTGGCTGACGGGTGCCTTCCACGAGGATGGACTGGCCGACGTGGCCGACGGCCTCGGCGGCTCCACGGATCGCACGCGTGCGCTGCAGATCATGAAGGACTCGCGCATCGGGGCCTTCGGCGCGCTCGCGCTGGTGCTGGCGCTGGGGCTGAAGATCGCGCTGTTGGCCGTGCTGGCAGGGCAGGGGGCGTTGAGCGCCGCCACGGCGTTGATGGGCGCGCACGTCCTGTCGCGCCTGGCGCCGCTGTTCCTCATCCGATGGCTGCCCTATGTCGGCGACGAGGGCGCCGCGAGCAAGTCCAAGCCCCTGGCCGATGCGATCGGTGGCGGTGCCTTGCTGGTGGGCGTGCTGTATGCGCTGCCGGCCGTCCTGCTGCTGCTGTGCACGCAGCCGCTGCTCCAGGCCGCGGCCGCCCTGGTCGCTTGCGTGATCGCTGCGTCATACATGGCCTGGCTGCTCGCGCGCCGGCTGCAGGGCTTCACCGGCGACGGGCTGGGCGCCACCCAGCAGCTGTGCGAGCTGGCCATCTACCTGGCGCTCGCCTGGCAGTCATGA